DNA sequence from the Pseudomonadota bacterium genome:
ATAGGAGCGGCCCAGATCGCCTTGCACCAGGTTGCCCAGGTAGCGGGCGTACTGGACCGGGATCGGCTGGTCGAGGCCGAGCTGATGGCGGATCGATTCGACTGTCGCCGCGGTCGCGCTGCGCCCGGCTATCATGCGCACGGGATCGGCCGGCACCAGAAACGACAGGATGAAGGTGATCATGGTGATGCCGATAAGAATCACCACCGATTGCCCCAGACGGCGCGCCAGGAAACTAAGCATCAGTCGCGCCCCCGTTGCGTCGGGTCGAGCGCGTCGCGCAATGCATCACCCACCAGATTGAATGACATGGCGAGCAACAGAATCGCCCCGCCAGGGAAGAACACCAGCCACGGTGCGTGCAGGAAGTAAGACTGGCTCTCGAAGATGATGCCGCCCCAGGACGGCGTTGGCGGCTGCACGCCGATGCCTAGGAACGACAGCGTCGCCTCCAACAGCACCGTCGTGGCGATCCCCAGCGTGCTCCACACCAGAAGCGTCGGAACAAGCTGCGGCAGAATGTGACACAGCACCAGTCTCGGCCACGCCGCACCCAGCGAGCGTGCCGCCAGGACAAAATCACGCTCGGCCAGCGATCGGGTCTGGCCATAGACAACACGGGCTATCTGCACCCAGTTCACCAGCGCGATCACCAGGGCGACGATCCACAGACTTGGCGTCAGGATCGCCGCCAGCGCGATCGCCAGCAAAAGGGCGGGGAAGGCCATCATGAGATCGGTGAAGCGCATGATCAACGAGCCGACCCAACCGCCGACGAAGCCGGCGATGGTGCCCAGCGTCGTGCCGATCAGGACGGCGGCCGCATTGGCGACGACACCGATGATCAGGGAGGCCTGCGCGCCATAGACCAGGCGCGAGAAAAGATCGCGGCCCAAAAGGTCCGTGCCCAGCCAGAACTCGGCATCCGGCGGGCGTGGTGCGCCGGCCAGCGTCAGCCCCTCGAAGAACTGTTCGTTGGGATTGTAGGGCGCGACGATCGGGGCGCCTAACGCGGCGACGACGATGATCAGGATCACCACCGCTCCCACCAATGCCGCCTTGTCTCTGGCAAAGCGTCGCCAGACGTCACCCATGCCGTGCCTTCCCCCTCAAACAACGCCAGTTCGGGCCAATCTGACCCGAATGCCTGGACGTGCCTGCCTTACGTATCCCGGGAGCCGCTCCGGCGCCGCCAGCACGGCGGCATGACGCCTCGACCCCCCTGTCTCCCCAGAACGGGGAAGGTTGTGAGTATCGGGCTTTATGGCCTTACCGCCAAGTGGTGACCGCAGTCTCTATCGGCCGAATGTGCCAACGCCGTGAAGCGCAAGCGCGAAGACGTGATTGAATGTGTCTGGTCCAAACCTCTGTTGTGGCCGGTAATTGTCGGAGATGACAGGCAACGGGGAAGGCCTTTCAACGACTCGGAGACTTCCGACATGAAACGCATCGCAGTGCTTCTTGTCCTGTTCGGTCTCGTCACCGGCATCGCGGCATGCGCGGTTTCAGAGGGCGGCACCGACTATGGCAACTCTCGCGGCACCTTTAACAAAGGTCACGATGGCGGCCGACGTTAGTTCGTCAGTCCGGTAAACACGCGCTCACGCGCAGTCGTGAACGAATGTGTGCTGGGCTTTAGCTGTAATCACGCCCGGCGGGCCCCACCTCAGTCGAACCGATTGGATTGACTTGATGGATGGAAAACCGATGAACCGCTTGGCCTCTTTTGTCGTTCTCGTTGGCCTCGGCTTGGCGACGGCCGCCTGTGCGACGTCGTTGGACGACACAAACAGCGTCACCTATCACAACGAGTTCCAGGAGTACCGCGCCGACAAAACCGTTGACCGGGGCCGCGGCAACTGACGACGCGCTGGGTCAGCTCCCCGCATGGATCCGGGTGCTCCCGATGTTGATTGGGTCACCACGTTCCAAGTCTTGGGCGTTGCGTCCCTGAGCCGCACAGCGGTGATTGGATTAGCTCAGGTTGGCGGTGGCCTGCCTGTTGGGTGATGCGGTTGACGGCGCTTGCGGCGAAAGACGGCGAGGCCGCCGGCAATAACGGCAATAACGACGAACCATGCCTTCTTCAGCACAAGTAC
Encoded proteins:
- a CDS encoding ABC transporter permease, yielding MGDVWRRFARDKAALVGAVVILIIVVAALGAPIVAPYNPNEQFFEGLTLAGAPRPPDAEFWLGTDLLGRDLFSRLVYGAQASLIIGVVANAAAVLIGTTLGTIAGFVGGWVGSLIMRFTDLMMAFPALLLAIALAAILTPSLWIVALVIALVNWVQIARVVYGQTRSLAERDFVLAARSLGAAWPRLVLCHILPQLVPTLLVWSTLGIATTVLLEATLSFLGIGVQPPTPSWGGIIFESQSYFLHAPWLVFFPGGAILLLAMSFNLVGDALRDALDPTQRGRD